A single genomic interval of Sinorhizobium garamanticum harbors:
- a CDS encoding LexA family transcriptional regulator: protein MSDKAERLREARQKAGYQFASDAANALGIVASTYRAHENGQNDFELAEAEIYGRRFNVDPLWLLAGDRRTGNGTAPAGPVGIAEPNGTLLTPLVGQGKKIPVFGQAVGGVDGEFLMNGNVLYEVMAPPTLSDISGAYAVSVSGDSMSPRYEDGEICFVDPKRPVRRGDYVIAQIRLEENGALLAYVKKFVRHNTAELVLEQFNPPKELRFDANTVHSVHYIALAGNA, encoded by the coding sequence ATGAGCGACAAAGCTGAAAGATTGCGCGAAGCGCGCCAGAAGGCCGGCTATCAGTTTGCCTCCGATGCCGCCAACGCGCTTGGCATCGTCGCTTCGACCTATCGCGCCCACGAAAACGGGCAGAACGACTTTGAGCTCGCCGAGGCCGAGATCTACGGCCGCCGCTTCAACGTCGATCCGCTGTGGCTCTTGGCCGGCGACCGCCGGACCGGCAACGGTACTGCGCCCGCGGGGCCTGTGGGGATCGCCGAGCCGAACGGTACGCTTCTCACCCCGCTCGTCGGCCAGGGCAAAAAGATCCCCGTCTTCGGCCAGGCCGTCGGCGGAGTGGATGGTGAATTCCTAATGAATGGCAATGTGTTGTACGAAGTCATGGCGCCGCCGACCCTCTCGGACATTTCCGGCGCCTACGCCGTCTCGGTTTCCGGCGATTCCATGTCTCCGCGCTACGAGGACGGCGAGATCTGCTTCGTCGACCCCAAGCGCCCGGTGAGGCGCGGCGACTATGTGATCGCCCAAATCCGGCTCGAAGAAAACGGCGCGCTGCTCGCCTATGTCAAGAAATTCGTCCGCCACAACACCGCCGAACTGGTGCTCGAGCAGTTCAACCCGCCGAAGGAACTCCGCTTCGACGCCAACACGGTCCACAGCGTCCATTACATCGCGCTCGCCGGGAACGCGTGA